One genomic window of Sodaliphilus pleomorphus includes the following:
- the rdgB gene encoding RdgB/HAM1 family non-canonical purine NTP pyrophosphatase gives MREIVFATNNEHKLQELREIVGHKFNILSLAQIGCHDDIPETASTIEGNAEMKARYVKQHYGYDCFSDDTGLEIDALGGEPGVYSARYAGPGHDSEANIDKVLAKLQGVPPERRTARFRTAVALLQGQQLHIFEGKVEGHILTERHGTGGFGYDSIFAPVEGRGLTFAQMQPQEKNAISHRGRAVARLVQFLASQE, from the coding sequence ATGAGAGAGATAGTATTTGCCACCAACAACGAGCACAAGCTCCAGGAGTTGCGCGAGATAGTGGGCCACAAGTTCAACATCTTGAGTCTGGCCCAGATAGGGTGCCACGACGACATCCCCGAGACGGCCTCAACCATCGAGGGCAATGCCGAGATGAAGGCCCGCTATGTGAAGCAGCACTACGGCTACGACTGCTTCAGCGACGACACCGGCCTCGAGATCGATGCCCTGGGCGGCGAGCCGGGGGTGTACAGCGCCCGCTATGCCGGCCCGGGTCACGACAGCGAGGCCAACATCGACAAGGTGCTCGCCAAGCTCCAGGGCGTGCCGCCCGAGCGGCGCACGGCCAGATTTCGCACGGCAGTGGCCCTGCTGCAAGGCCAGCAGCTGCACATCTTTGAGGGTAAGGTCGAGGGCCACATCCTCACCGAGCGGCACGGCACGGGCGGCTTTGGCTACGACAGCATCTTTGCTCCCGTCGAGGGCCGGGGCCTCACCTTTGCCCAAATGCAGCCGCAGGAGAAAAATGCAATAAGCCACCGCGGCCGTGCTGTGGCACGCCTGGTGCAATTCCTGGCCAGCCAGGAATAA
- a CDS encoding Fic family protein produces the protein MEKAPKVSNGEVLRAMIKQASLPEAVRLLVQDINDHYEYWDKVKYKPLPQGFTHDDLWRLVVADRKRSDIMVWKKYHIHFALTSAMQLQCHKFDMNFGGSWESSALIPSSHRERYLESSLMEEAISSSQMEGAATTRKVAKEMLRKRTAPKDKSQQMIVNNYQTIQFIVAHKNEPLTQEMLLRVHRLMTYKTLEHEEDAGRFRNNNEVVVENAITHDVVHTPPAFEDLPQFVVELCKFFNDEQPTPFIHPIIKGIIIHFMLAYMHPFVDGNGRTSRALFYWYMLKQGYWLTEYLSISRIIYRSKRLYEKAFLYTETDNMDIGYFVSYNLRVLELAFQDLQSYLQRKIEERKVASTYLNIPNVNERQAEMIKIYADNPKDMYTVKDFQSRFMVTPTTIKSDLDYLVDIGMIKPVPLNKVKRGYVKGDKFDEVVSKLKK, from the coding sequence ATGGAAAAGGCTCCTAAAGTAAGCAATGGCGAGGTGCTGAGGGCTATGATAAAGCAGGCTTCGTTGCCCGAAGCAGTGCGGTTGTTGGTGCAAGACATCAATGATCACTACGAATATTGGGATAAGGTGAAGTACAAGCCACTACCCCAGGGATTCACTCATGATGACTTGTGGCGGCTGGTTGTTGCCGACCGGAAAAGATCGGACATCATGGTATGGAAAAAATATCACATTCATTTTGCCTTGACCAGTGCCATGCAACTGCAATGCCACAAGTTTGACATGAATTTTGGAGGTTCGTGGGAGTCTTCTGCCCTGATACCCAGTAGTCACAGGGAACGTTACTTAGAGAGTTCGCTCATGGAGGAGGCCATCTCGTCGAGCCAGATGGAGGGAGCGGCAACAACACGAAAGGTGGCTAAGGAGATGCTGCGCAAGCGCACTGCCCCTAAGGACAAATCACAGCAAATGATAGTGAACAACTATCAAACGATTCAATTTATTGTTGCGCACAAAAACGAGCCGCTCACACAGGAGATGCTCCTCCGCGTGCATCGGTTAATGACCTACAAAACGCTGGAGCATGAAGAAGATGCTGGAAGATTTCGCAACAACAATGAGGTTGTGGTAGAGAATGCCATCACACACGATGTCGTGCACACGCCCCCTGCGTTTGAGGATTTACCGCAGTTTGTGGTTGAATTATGCAAGTTTTTCAATGATGAGCAGCCCACGCCATTCATTCATCCAATCATCAAGGGCATCATCATCCACTTCATGTTGGCCTATATGCATCCCTTTGTGGATGGCAATGGACGCACGTCGAGGGCTTTGTTCTACTGGTACATGCTCAAGCAAGGCTATTGGCTTACAGAGTATCTGTCTATATCAAGAATTATTTATCGTTCTAAGCGATTGTATGAGAAAGCCTTCCTCTATACCGAAACCGACAACATGGATATAGGCTACTTTGTCAGTTACAACCTGCGTGTGCTGGAGCTGGCCTTTCAAGACTTGCAGAGCTATTTGCAAAGAAAAATTGAAGAACGCAAGGTGGCCTCAACCTATCTCAACATTCCAAACGTCAACGAGCGTCAGGCCGAAATGATAAAGATATATGCCGACAATCCAAAAGACATGTACACGGTAAAAGATTTTCAGTCCCGTTTCATGGTCACGCCCACCACCATCAAGAGTGACCTTGACTATTTAGTAGATATTGGAATGATAAAGCCAGTGCCGTTGAACAAGGTAAAAAGAGGCTATGTAAAAGGCGACAAGTTTGATGAGGTTGTAAGTAAGCTGAAAAAGTGA
- a CDS encoding SIS domain-containing protein, with translation MREILDAESRAIAQIPVTDGYAQAVEMIVQSHNRGGKLVTSGMGKCGQIAENIATTFCSTGIPAVFLHPSEAQHGDLGILQPNDVMLLLSNSGKTNEIVALVTLAKNLYPQLPIIVITGNKGSELAQHSDVCLHTGGAPEVCPLGLTPTTSTTMMTVMGDVLVVNTMLATGFTREEYAKRHHGGYLGVKSRQGCAAGSK, from the coding sequence ATGAGAGAGATACTCGATGCCGAGAGCCGTGCCATAGCCCAAATACCAGTGACCGACGGTTATGCCCAAGCTGTAGAAATGATCGTGCAGTCGCACAACCGCGGCGGCAAGCTCGTGACATCGGGCATGGGCAAGTGCGGCCAGATTGCCGAGAACATTGCCACCACATTCTGCTCAACCGGCATTCCGGCCGTGTTTCTTCACCCCAGCGAGGCCCAGCATGGCGACTTGGGCATTCTGCAGCCCAACGACGTGATGCTCTTGCTCTCCAACTCGGGCAAGACCAACGAGATTGTGGCGCTGGTGACACTGGCCAAGAACCTGTATCCACAACTGCCTATCATCGTCATCACCGGCAACAAGGGCAGCGAGCTGGCACAGCACAGCGACGTGTGCCTGCACACGGGGGGCGCCCCCGAGGTGTGCCCGCTGGGCCTCACGCCCACCACATCGACCACCATGATGACAGTGATGGGCGATGTGCTGGTCGTCAACACCATGCTGGCCACAGGCTTCACCCGCGAGGAGTATGCCAAGCGGCACCACGGCGGCTACCTGGGGGTGAAGAGCCGCCAGGGGTGTGCAGCTGGCAGCAAGTAA